GGAAGGATTCGTTCCTGCGCGAAGGTATTCCCTTGTCCTCTTCGTTCCGTTTGCGGGCCTATCTCGGTGATGGACTACTTTGATCGCGGAAACAATCAAACTTTAGAGCATAATCTCGCTTATTTAACAGGCCCTTCGGCGGGGCTTGCCGCAATGGTTTGCTTCCCCAGGTGGGGTTGGTTCGGATTGAAAATGTCGCGACGAACGGAATGAATTCTCACACGCTCACGCCCTACCACGCCAAGTACTTCGCCCATGAACTTACCAAGCGTTGTCCGTCGGACAGCATGGAGAAGCTGGCCGGGGCGTTGGTCGATGCCCAGGTTGACTTGAATCCGCACCAGATTGAAGCTGCGCTGTTCGCGTTTCGATCACCGCTCTCGAAAGGCGCCATCCTCGCGGATGAAGTTGGCCTTGGAAAAACAATCGAAGCGGGGCTTGTTCTTTCTCAGAAATGGGCCGAGCGGAAGCGACGCGTGCTCGCCATAACGCCCTCAAATCTCCGCAAGCAGTGGCATCAGGAACTCCAAGAGAAGTTCTTCCTACCGTGCCGCATTCTGGAGACGAAGTCCTACAACGCCGCTGTGCGGCAGGGGAATGTCCGCCCGTTCGAATGCAGCGACGTCGTCATCTGTTCCTACCAATTCGCCCGATCAAAGGCCGGAGAGATCAGCCTCGTGCGATGGGATCTCGTTGTCATTGACGAAGCCCATCGCTTGCGAAACGTCTACAAGCCGACCAATGTCATCGCCAACACGCTGAAACAGTCGTTGAAAGAAGCGCCGAAGCTTCTTTTGACCGCCACACCTCTGCAAAACTCGCTTCTCGAACTCTATGGGCTGGTCAGCGTAGTAGACGACCGCATCTTCGGCGACCTCAAGAGTTTCAAGGAACAGTTTGCGAACCTCCAGAACAACGCGACCTTCGACGTTCTGAAAGCACGCCTGCAACCGCTCTGTAAACGAACTCTGCGGCGCCAGGTGTTGCCCTATGTGCGATACACGAAACGGCTGCCCATTGTGCAACCGTTTACGCCGGCGGAGAGCGAAGACCGCCTTTACCATCTGGTCTCGGACTATCTCCGCCGAGACAATCTTCAGGCGTTACCGGCCAGCCAACGGTCGCTCATGATCCTGGTGCTGCGGAAGCTCCTGGCCTCATCGTCCTTTGCGATTGCAGGGGCCTTGGAATCGATGAGCGGGCGCCTACGTGACCGGCTCAGACTGGCCGAAGGTCCTAAACCACTCGAAGAAGCGCTCGAAGAAGACTTTGAGGCGCTCGATGAAATTGCGGAAGAATGGGAAGAGGACGAGGCTCCACCTGAGCCGCTGAGCGAAGCCGACCGCAAGGCCATCCAACAGGAAATCGACGACCTTGAAGGATTTCGGAAACTGGCCGTCTCCATCACCCACAATGCGAAGGGGCAGGCCCTGCTCACGGCGTTGCGAACAGCCTTCGCCAAAGCGGCAGAACTCGGTGCGGCACAGAAAGCCATCATCTTTACCGAGTCGAGACGAACGCAGGAATATCTCCTCAGAGTCCTCACAGACAGTCCCTGGAAAGACCACATCGTCCTCTTCAATGGCTCCAACAACGACGAGAAATCGAAGCAGATCTATTTGGAATGGCTCTCGCGCCATCAGGGAACCGACCGTGTCACAGGGTCTCGCTCCGCCGATATGCGCTCGGCCATCGTGGACTACTTCAAAGACCAGGGCCAGATCATGATCGCTACAGAAGCAGGAGCCGAGGGCATCAACCTCCAATTCTGCTCGCTGGTCGTGAACTACGATCTTCCCTGGAACCCTCAGCGCATCGAACAACGGATCGGCCGCTGCCATCGCTATGGGCAGAAGCACGATGTCGTCGTGGTGAACTTTCTGAATCAAACCAATGAAGCCGACCAACACGTCTTCCGCCTGCTCTCCGAAAAGTTTCAACTCTTCGAAGGTGTCTTCGGTACCAGCGATGAAGTGCTTGGGGCCATTGAGTCCGGCATGGACTTTGAAAAACGGATCGCCGACATCTATCAGCGCTGCCGGACTCCGGAGGAAATCAAGGCCTCATTTGACCAACTCCAGAGCGAACTCGGCGCTCAAATCGACGAGGCCATGACGCGCGCCCGGCAGCTTCTCTTCGAGCACTTTGACGACGAAGTGCGCGAGAAGCTGCGGGCGAGCGATGAACGTTCACGGCTGTATCTCAATCGTTATGAGCGGATCTTGATGCAGCTCACCCGCTATGAATTAGGCGACCATGCCGAATTCCTCACGGATTCCTCGTTCCGGCTCAAATCCTGTCCGTTCTCGGGAGACATTCCCCTTGGCCTCTATGAATTGCCTCGCCGGTCTGGCGAAGCCCATCTGTATCGGCTTGCTCATCCCTTGGCAGAGCAGGTCCTCGCCCAGGCTAAGAACCGTGTGCTGGACCCGACAGAACTCTCATTTGAGTACAGTAAGCATGACGGTAAGGTGAGCCTCATCCAACCGCTGATCGGCAAATCCGGCGTCCTGAGCATCTCACGATTTACTGTCGAAGCGCTGGACCAAGCCGAGGACTACCTGATCTGTGCAGGA
The DNA window shown above is from Nitrospira tepida and carries:
- a CDS encoding SNF2-related protein, translating into MNSHTLTPYHAKYFAHELTKRCPSDSMEKLAGALVDAQVDLNPHQIEAALFAFRSPLSKGAILADEVGLGKTIEAGLVLSQKWAERKRRVLAITPSNLRKQWHQELQEKFFLPCRILETKSYNAAVRQGNVRPFECSDVVICSYQFARSKAGEISLVRWDLVVIDEAHRLRNVYKPTNVIANTLKQSLKEAPKLLLTATPLQNSLLELYGLVSVVDDRIFGDLKSFKEQFANLQNNATFDVLKARLQPLCKRTLRRQVLPYVRYTKRLPIVQPFTPAESEDRLYHLVSDYLRRDNLQALPASQRSLMILVLRKLLASSSFAIAGALESMSGRLRDRLRLAEGPKPLEEALEEDFEALDEIAEEWEEDEAPPEPLSEADRKAIQQEIDDLEGFRKLAVSITHNAKGQALLTALRTAFAKAAELGAAQKAIIFTESRRTQEYLLRVLTDSPWKDHIVLFNGSNNDEKSKQIYLEWLSRHQGTDRVTGSRSADMRSAIVDYFKDQGQIMIATEAGAEGINLQFCSLVVNYDLPWNPQRIEQRIGRCHRYGQKHDVVVVNFLNQTNEADQHVFRLLSEKFQLFEGVFGTSDEVLGAIESGMDFEKRIADIYQRCRTPEEIKASFDQLQSELGAQIDEAMTRARQLLFEHFDDEVREKLRASDERSRLYLNRYERILMQLTRYELGDHAEFLTDSSFRLKSCPFSGDIPLGLYELPRRSGEAHLYRLAHPLAEQVLAQAKNRVLDPTELSFEYSKHDGKVSLIQPLIGKSGVLSISRFTVEALDQAEDYLICAGVTDHGEVLDEDIIHRLFTLPARVHHSTTALSEHPIIRKQTEERQNAIRRQISQRNADFFEAEAEKLDAWADDLKLGLEREIKELDRQIKEARKAAVASLTLEEKLAGQKQIKALETERGKHRRALFDAQDEIDRRREQFIAEIEGKLQQRVFTEPLVSLRWRLM